TGTCTTTTCCGGCGCTTTTTCGATTGGTATTCCTGCAGAGAAGCTGGCCGCCACCCGATCATTATCGGGTTGAATACCCGGGCAATCGTCGGTATGTATTCTTCGTGTTTCAACCAGGGCTCTTGGCTTTTCTTGGGCTGAAGCGGCGAGCTTTGATCTGCTGGAGAAAGTCGTTGCGAAGTTGCGGGCGAAGTCCTGCATAGAAACCCCGTTTTCAGCAGAAAACATGAAAACAGAACCGTGAGGTTGACGGCAGAAGCACAGTGGGACCAGCGGGCCGGCTTGGTAAAACCGGCCTACTGGTTCATGCAGGTATCGTGTTGTTCAAGAATTGAATCGATTGCTTCAGCAGTCATCCGGGCGAGAAGCTTTTCCTGATTTTCAGGGGTCAGTTTTCTGATGTTTCTCGCGGGGCAGTCCGGCAAGTTTCTGTCTTCCGGGCATTCGGCGAACAACTTTTTTATCAGGCAGATCTTTTCGGCAGAGAGTTTCACGAGACCTTCTCAGGCGGCAAGTCTTTCGCTTTCCTTGATTTTCCTGATTTCACAAGCTTTTTTGAAGGCTTTGTCCTTGCCGTGCTTGCGGATCGAGACAGAGGTTTTGCTTTGTTTGCCTTCTGCGGTGACCCATGACACCTCGTATCGGTTCAGCTTGTCGTTCAGCCGGACCCCCAGAACTCCGGTGTTCGTTCTGCCTACCGACACGATGTACTTGGACGAGTGGGGTTTGCCGACTTTTGTCCTGGTGTTGTCCCGCCAGGCGAGTGCGGCAAGGAGGCTTGCCCGGTTGCCGCCGTTTTTCTTGTCGGAAAAGAATTTGCTGTGGGTTTTTCCCAGCCAGCTGACTCTGACATACCAGCCGTGGGTTCTTTTTGAAGGCTGATCAATTCTGGCAATGTCTTTGTGCTTGTCTTTCATTTTTCCTGTCTTCTTGTTGGTTTGTATCTGGGGAGGGGTGACCCTCCGGTTTAGGAGCCAAGTGGCGAAATAAAAGGAATATTTTGCCAAGCCGCTCCATTATACACGTGTAGGAAAATTCCTACAAGATGTAAGGTCGTGCCTACAGGAAAAAAATAATCGCAGCCGGTGAACATGGTGAACGGGCTGTCCGGAGGGACCTTATTTGCGAGCGTGTTTGGTGATCATGTCGATCAGATGTTCCTGCTTGAAGGGTTTGGTGAGGTAATCATCCATCCCCGCAGCGAGACATTTCTCGTGGTACCCTTTGACCGCATGGGCGGTGATGGCGATGATCGGCAGATGATCACCAGTTCCCGCTTCGCCGGCCCTGATCAGCCCCGTTGTTTCAAAGCCGTCCATGTCGGGCATTTCAAGATCCATAAGGACCAGATCGAAGCGGTTCCCCTGGAGTGCCGCCAGGGCCTGATGGCCGTTTTCAGCCTCTTCAACGTGCCAACCCTGCTGCCGGATATTTTCTGCCGCCACGAGACGGTTTATTTCTTCGTCATCAACCAGAAGAATCCGCAAGCTGGTTTTTGTCGGCAGACCATCGTTTTCCCCATCCGCATCCTTGCCGTTTTTTTCAGGTTCGGATATCCCGAGGGTCAGGGTGAAATGAAAGGTGCTGCCATTCCCCGAATGATTGCCATCCGGGGCGGTATTGCTTTCGACCCAAATTTTCCCGTCCATCAGCGAGACCAGTTGGTGGCAGATGGCAAGGCCAAGGCCTGTACCCCCATACTTTCTGGAATGGGAACTGTCTGCCTGGGTGAAGGCGTTGAAGATGTTCCGGGTTTCAGCGGGGGCGACGCCGATCCCGGTATCCCTGACCATGAAATGCAGATCTATCTCCCCTTCCTTTTCCCGGTCGATCAGCAGCTCAAGGTCAATTCTGCCGACCCTGGTGAATTTTATCGCGTTGGCCACCAGATTGATGAGGACCTGGGTGATCCTTACCGGGTCGCCGACAAGATGGGTCGGCAGGGTGTCGGGGATTGTCCAGTGCATCTCGAGGCCTTTCTTCTCGGCATCCAGGCGGAGCATGTCCAGAGCATGTCTGATGGTCTGCCTTATATCAAAACGGGTGGTGTTGATTTCAAGTTTCCCCGCCTCAATCCGGGACAGATCAAGAATATCGTTGATGATATTCATCAGTCTGCCGGCGGACTCCCGGATCATCTTCAGGTATTTTGGGTAATCGACCGGCCCGGTTTTTTTGAGCAGCATGCTGGTCAGGCCGATCACGCCGTTCATCGGGGTCCTGATCTCGTGACTCATGGTTGCGAGAAATGCGCTCTTGGCCTTGCTGGCCGCTTCCGCCGCTTCTTTGGCCATGGTAATCTCTTCCGCCCGCTTCATGCTCGTGATGTCGGTGAGCATGCCTTCCACATACAGAGTCTTATCGTTGCCATCCTTGACGGCACGGAGATTGA
This genomic interval from Pseudomonadota bacterium contains the following:
- a CDS encoding AP2 domain-containing protein: MKDKHKDIARIDQPSKRTHGWYVRVSWLGKTHSKFFSDKKNGGNRASLLAALAWRDNTRTKVGKPHSSKYIVSVGRTNTGVLGVRLNDKLNRYEVSWVTAEGKQSKTSVSIRKHGKDKAFKKACEIRKIKESERLAA